Genomic segment of Bacteroidota bacterium:
GGAATACTACATTATTTATTTTTTGTGACCGGTATATCTGAAATTATCTGCCATTTGCCTTCAGAATTCAATATGTAGGTTTGATATGTAGTAAAAATCATTTTATCCGATTCAAATACCACCTTGGCAGTTGCAACATATTCGCTGATATCCAGGTTAATGATCTCCACGCTGCGTTTTTCGCCACCTATTTTTCCTGCTGATAAAAGGAAGATATACTTTTCTTTTGACAAAACAGTTGTTTTGTCAGGTGTTGGAAAACGTAAAGCAACTACCCTGAAATTTTCATTCAGTAAAGGGTCTAATAAAAGGGTATCTCTATTTTCAACTGCCGATGAAAAATTAGTTACAAGAGTACTGATCTCTTCTTTTGCCTTATTTGTGTTTTGTCCGAATAGGGTAAGGCTTACAAGTGTTAGCATAATTGTTAGATTTAAAGATCTCATAAAATTGGTTTTTATAGTATCAGTTTATTCTGATACAATGCAAAATTGTTGCGTTCCATAAAATTGTACCTGAGACAATTGTCACAAAATATTATACTTACTTTTTCCTTCTAATTCTTGTAAGCGTTTCCCTTGTTACACCAAGATAAGATGCGAGTTGTGATAAACTTACCCTTTGAAGAAAGTTTGGATTGTGTTGGAGGAGATAATGATATCTTTCAGTAGGAGAATAAATTTTAAAAAGATTACTGTGCTCTTCCTGCGAAATTAAGAGTTGTTCCAAGAGTTTTCTTCCAAATGATTCAATTTCAGGTGAGACTTTATAAAGATCAAGTAATTTGTCTTTGTCGAATTCGAATATGGTAGAATCTTCACCTGTTACTATATTGCTATCTGATATTGAATTGGAGCGTAAACTTTTTAAATTGGTTATAAAATTATTTTCAAAGGTAAAATCCGTATTTATTTCTATTCCGTCTTTGTTTACATAAGTCCTCAGATACCCTTTTTCAACAAATACAATAGTTTTACAAACCGTGCCTTCTTTTAATATAAGTTTTCCTTTTTTGAGATCCGCGGTAGAGGTTATCTCAAATAGTTTATTAATGCTATCCGCAGAGATCTCTGTAAATCTGTTTATTTTCTTATACAGGAGAGTTTGGCTATGATCTGTCATACTTAATTCGTTTTAATAAAAGTTATCTTTTAAAACAAATTGTATTCACTTTATGGATATAAATACGGCTCCTTATTGGCCGCCATTTTCCGAATATTTTCGATTACCCTTTTCATATAGGTTTTCCAAAATGTTTTTGTAAATAACCAATTTAATGGATAAAGCAAACCGATATCTGATTTCAAATGGTAGGTATATTCTACCAATATTTTATTCGGTTCGATTTCGGTAGTTTTCCATTCGCCTGTAAACTTTGAAAATCCCAGCATCCAAGATTGAAAATCGCTCACTTCAATTTTCCAATATTTATTTTCTTCGCGTTCAATAACTTTGTCAACTGATGCAAATCCTCCCTTTTGAGAAATGGATTTAGCTACAAACACCTTTTTTGTGGATCCCGGTTTACCCCAATTTTCATCTTCTGTTGCGTGCGTTACCTTTGGCATAATACCGAAGCCTGTGTGCACTTTTGCCACATTGCATAACATGGGAGTTTTAAATGCTCTTTCTAATGAGCAGTTATAAATAGTTTCAATTTTAACTGTTGTTACCATATAGTTGAATTTTGTTGTTTCCCCAGAATTTTACGCATTTACAATTTTACCTGATTCATGCACTGCTCTTTTTTAAAATTCCTATTTTCAGAAATTTAAAACTTTTGCGTTTTCCAATAATTTTTTCCCCTCCTTCCATGTAGGTAAAACATTTGCATCATAGGTGTATGTTCTGATCTCCTTTGCGATCTCCTTACTTTTTTTCATCGCATCCAGGTGCGGACCACTCCTTGCAAATT
This window contains:
- a CDS encoding Crp/Fnr family transcriptional regulator, giving the protein MTDHSQTLLYKKINRFTEISADSINKLFEITSTADLKKGKLILKEGTVCKTIVFVEKGYLRTYVNKDGIEINTDFTFENNFITNLKSLRSNSISDSNIVTGEDSTIFEFDKDKLLDLYKVSPEIESFGRKLLEQLLISQEEHSNLFKIYSPTERYHYLLQHNPNFLQRVSLSQLASYLGVTRETLTRIRRKK
- a CDS encoding nuclear transport factor 2 family protein; the protein is MRSLNLTIMLTLVSLTLFGQNTNKAKEEISTLVTNFSSAVENRDTLLLDPLLNENFRVVALRFPTPDKTTVLSKEKYIFLLSAGKIGGEKRSVEIINLDISEYVATAKVVFESDKMIFTTYQTYILNSEGKWQIISDIPVTKNK